The nucleotide window GCGAAGCGCGTGGCCCAGGAGACCATGCGCGAGGTTCGCGCCGCCGTTGGGATCTGAGCCACGGGTCTTCGGCCTCGCCGAGGCCGAGAGGGCCGCCCCGCGGCGCGGGACGCTCGCACCCCGGGGAGATCCTATGCTACGTTGACGCCGGTTCCGCATGGCCGAAAATCTTACCGTCAAGCTCGAAGAGTTCGAGGGGCCGCTCGACCTCCTGCTTCATTTGATCAAGAAGCACGAGATCGATCTGTACAACATCCGCGTCGCCTCGATCACCGACCAATACCTCGCGTCGCTCGCCGCCGCGCGTGACCTGAACCTCGACGTAGCCGGTGAATTCCTGGTGATGGCCGCGACGCTGATTTACCTGAAGTCGCGGGCCCTCCTGCCGCCCGAAGAGCAGGACGAGCTGGAAGACGAAGAGCCTCTCGACCCCGAGCAGCAGCTCATCGAGCAGCTCCTGGAGCACGAGCGCTTCCAGAAGGCCGGTGCGGCCCTGGCGGCCGGGCCGGTTCTCGGTCGAGACGTTTTCCGTCGGACCGTCATGGAGGCGGCCCCCGGGGAGTTCGTCGCGGCCCCGGCGCCCCTCACCATGGGCGACCTCCTGTCGGCCCTCGAGCGGGTTCTCGAGCGGCGGGCGCGGGCGATCGTCCATGAGGTCATCGGCGAACGGCTCAGTATTCGAGACGGGATCGAGCTGACGCTGGAGCGGCTACAGACGATGCGGCGGTGCACGTTCGACGAGCTTTTCCCGGAGCAGGCGTCGCGCATGCGAATCATCGTGACGTTCCTGGGCATTCTGGAGCTGATCAAGCACGGTGCGGTCATGGCCGTGCAGGGCGAGAACTACGGAGAAATCAACATCGAGCTCGTGCGGGATGTCGACGCGAATCGGATGCTGGAATTCGAGTTGGATGATGAGGAGGAGCTGGCCCAATGAGTAGGCGGAAGTCGCGCCTGAAGAAGAAGGCCGTCGAGACGCAAGCCCCTGAGGCGACGTCCGAAGAGACCGACGGCGGCACTGAAGCTTCAGCGGAGGAGCAGGTCGAGGCTTCGAGTGAGGCGTCGGAGCAGACATCTGCCTTGAGTGGCGACGCGGCGGCAGAAGCGGCCGGCGACGAATCGAGCGTGGGCGACGACGGCGCGGAGGCCGCGTTGGAAGACGGGACTGGAGACGAGGCCGAAATCGAGCTTCCACCTCTCGTGGCGGTGCTCGAGGCAGCGCTATTTGCCTCCGCCGAGCCCGTGCCCCTCACGCGTCTCACGCGCGTGCTCGGCGCGTGGAACCGTGACCAGGTCGTTGCCGGATTGAAGGAACTCGGGGAGCGTCAGGAGCGCGAAGGAAGCGGTATGCGGGTCGTCGAGACTGCCGGCGGGTTCCAGCTTCGCTCGCTCTCGGAGTATGCGCCCTGGGTCCGGAAGTTCTTCACGGAGAAGCCGCCGCGCCTGTCCCGTGCCGTCCTCGAGACCCTGGCGGTCGTCGCCTACCGACAGCCGGCCACGCGCGGCGAGGTGGAAGCGGTCCGCGGCGTGAATTGTGACGCTGTCCTGGGCGCGCTGACGGCTCGGGGCCTCGTGCAGGTCATCGGACGCCGCCAATCGCCGGGGCGCCCGGTGGAGTATGGAACCACGCAGGAGTTCCTCGAGCTGTTCAGCTTGAAGGAACTGGCGGAGCTTCCACCCTTGCCGGACGCTTCCTCACTGGCGAACCTGATTGACGACGCACGACTCGAAGAAGAGGTCGAAGCCGCGGGCAGCGAGGGAGACCTCGACGCCTCCGAACCGGCGGTCGAACCGGCCGACGAGAACCTGGACGGGACCACCGATGGACAGGAAGCCGCAGCCGCGGAAGAAAACGAAGCCGACGGCGCCCACGACGGAGCGACTGCAGAAGATTCTGAGCCAAGCGGGGATCGCCTCCCGGAGATCAGCGGAGGAGCTGATTCGGGAGGGGAGGGTTCGGGTCAACGGGAAGGTGATTCAAGAGCTGGGAGCGAAGGCTGACCCGGTTCAGGATCGGATCACCGTCGATGGTCGCGCGACGGTACCCGAGCGCCTTCGCTACGTCGCGTACCACAAGCCGGTAGGCGTCGTGAGTTCGATGGCCGACCCGCAGGGGCGGCCGTGCATCGGGGACGTGGCGAAGCGTCTGAAGTCGCATCTCTTTCCGGTCGGCCGGCTCGACTACGACTCGAGTGGCCTGGTCCTGCTGACCAACGATGGCGAGGTTGCGCAACGCGTGACGCATCCGAAGTATCAGCTCCCGAAGATCTACCGCGTGAAGGTCCGAGGGCATCCCGACGAGAAGGCGCTGCTGCGGCTGCGGAATGGGCTTCGCCTTGCTGACGGACTCACGGCGCCGGCGGGCGTGGCCGTCGAAGGGAAGCTCGAGAACAAGGCGCGACTTCGTGTCACGTTACGCGAGGGGCGGCAGCGGCAGATCCGGCGCATGATGGACGCGGTCGGTCACTCCGTCGACAAGCTATCGCGCGTTTCCATCGGTCCCGTGAAGCTCGGTACGCTGACTCCGGGGGCCACTCGAGAGCTCACCGATCGCGAGGTGATCGCACTGCGCGCAGCCGTCCGTGTCGAAGGCGGCGCGCCGAGCGCGCCCGAGCGCGTCGTTCCCGAGCGCCCGGTCAAGAAGAGAACTTCAGTACCTCGGGGTACCGCTTCCGCCACGTCGCGTACTCAGCGTCGCCCGCGTCGCTGAAGTCGGCGTGTTGCTCCAGCGGCCGGACGCGGACCATGGCCGCGGCGGCCTCGGCGACGCTTGTATGCGTTCGGGCACCGACGGCGGCCAACAGCGCCGCACCCAGCGCGGTCGCGTGCGGCTCTTCGGAAACCAGTAAGGGTCTCGGGGTTGTTCGCGCGAACTCGCGGAGAAGACTCGGAAGACGGGTCATGCCGCCCGAAAGCGTGAGAGAATCGACCGGCTGGCCCGTGAGGTCCTCGATCTGCTCGAGGTTCGCCCGCGCGGCGCAAGCGACGTTGGCGAGGAACCCGCGCAGGAAGCTGCCCGTCGTCGGGCGGGTCGCGAAGGGCGGGTTTTCGAACAGGAATCCCGCGGTTCGGTTCGGGTCGAAGTTGACGAGGTCGAAGATCTGCGGGCCGGCGAAGCTCATCACGCGGACCGCGTTGTCCGGTGTGTCCGCGATCAGTTTCTCGGCTCTCTCGTACGCGTCGTCTCCTTCGAGTCCGACGATGCCCAGGAGCCATTCGAACGCGATGCCGGTGTCGCCGGCGTTGCTCTCGAGGGTCCAGAGGTCGGAAACGACGTGGCATCCGGTCCAGAGCTTCGCGCTCTCGTCAAAGCGCCTTTCTCGGTCGACGAGCATCACGGGTGTCGTGGTGCCGAGGACGGCTCCAGCCTGGCCGGGTTGGACGACGCCCGCGCCGAGAAGGGCGCACTGCGTATCCGCCCCGCCCGCGAATACCGGAGTTCCGGGACGGAAGCCCGTTTGCTCCGCGGCTTCGTGCGTTACGCGGCCGAGCTGGGTGCCGGGGTCGACGACGGGAGGCAGGAGTCGCTCGTCGATGCCGAACGCCTCGATGATCTCCTGGCTCCATCCCCGCGTCGAGATGTCGAGCAGCATGGATTCGCCGGCGTTCGACGGCTCGCACGCGAGGACCCCGCTCAGTCGGTAGGTGATCCAATCGTTCAGGCTGAGGACGTAGGCGACGCGGGGCGCGTCCTCGAGCTTCCGAAAGCGCAACAGGCGCGCGAGAGAGAACACGAACGGTGGCCAGTGACCGGTGATGCGGACGGCGCTCGATGCGTCGAGCTTTTCCATCACTTCGAAACCGCCGCTCAGTCCCCGTCCGTCCATGTTGGGTGCCGCGTATATCTCGTGTCCGCGCGCGTCGAGGAAGACCGTACCGAGCCGAAGCGCGGTTGCCGCGATTCCGGCGATACCATCGGCGGGAATGCCGGCTTCGGCGATGGCCTTCCGGGTGCAGCGGCCGAACGCCGCCCAGAACGCGTGCGGATCGAAGCTGGACCCCTGGACGAGGTCGTCGTGTTCGTACGAGACGTGCTGGTAGCTCCAGGGCTCCCGGACGACCGCGAGTCGTTGGCCTGCGGCGTCGAAGATTGCGCACTTGCCGCCGCCCGTACCGTAGTCGAGCGCAGCGAAGAAGGGCCCTTGGCTTGGCATGGTCTCCGACTTTCCTAGAAGGGGGGCCGTCTCGCAAGAGCGGCCTGGCCGGGCGCTCAGTGAGAGTGCTGGCGAGCGTCGTGGAGCATGCTTCGGAAGAACACCAGGCTCACGATGAAGGGGAGCGCGTAGTAGGAGAGTCGGAAGAGGATGAGCGCGATCACGGTCGGCGCGAGGGGCGTGCCGAGGGTCGCGAAGAGGGCTGTGGTGAGGCTCTCCATGATGCCGAGGCCACCGGGGGCCAGAGAGACCATCGACGAGAGGATCGCGACCGAGAAGCCTACGGTGATGAGTGCGGGCGCGACCAGCAGGTCGACGGTCCAGAAGCATCCCCAGAGGACGGCGAGCGTCGCGACCCAGTCCAGAAAAATGTAGATCGTCGGCACCAGCATGCTCCGCCAGTTCGCGACCATGAAGTGGAACCCTTCGTCTACGTTCGCGAGCACTCGCCAGAGGTGCATGCGATGGGGCACGCGATGGTCGGGCAGGAAGCGCACTGCGAGGCGGTGGATCGTGCCTCCGCACCACAGCAGGACCCGCCTTCGCGACTTTGGTTGTAGGAGGAGCACGACGCACAGGCCCATGATCAGGATGAACACCCCGAGGAGGCCGCCGGCTGCAGCCAGGGCCGCGATTCCGAGGGATTCATGCCGGACGAGGAAGTAGAATCCCATCACCAGGAAGACCAGCAGTGCGAGGTTCGTGAGCAGGCCTTGGACGAAGGAGATCGTCACCGCTCGGCCCATTGGGATGCCGTGTCGGCGAAAGAGGTACATGCGTACCGCGAATCCGGAGAGTCCGCCCGTCGCCACGAGGTAGTTCACGGTATTCGATACGAAGGTGATGCGGAGCATCGGCACGAAGCCGACTGGTGAGCCGGCGGCCGCCGCGATTCCGTCGTAGGACAACGCCATCAGGACGTAGCTGAACAGCGTGGCGCCGATCGGAAGGGCGAACCGGGCCCAGGAGATTCCCGCGGCGGCGTCGGCGAGTTTCACTCCGTCGCTGTAGAAGAACAGAAGGCCGAAGCCGGCTACCGCACAGAGGACGGCGATGGTGATGACACCGCCGGCGCCGGACTTTCTGGGGGCCGTCTGCTCCGACTCACTGGGGTCACTCCTCTCAGCGTGCACGGCGTCCCGATCCGAGGAACGAAGTTCCCCGTCCTTTGAAGAGCCAGCCGACCAGTCCGCCGATGGGGCCGCCGACGAGTGCGCCGACGATGCTGGCACCAAGGAGTTCGCGAAACGTCGGCTGCGGGGATGCGACGGATTGGAAAGCGAGTGTACTGGTCAGAGCGGCTGCCGTCAGGATCGCCATCGACGCGGCCGTTTCGCCCGAGCCCGTCGCGCGATCGAAGGCGACGCCAGCGAGGATGAGCGCCGCGGCGAGTGGGATCGAGACCCAAAGCGCGAGCTGCGTGTGAGGGTAGAGGCTGAGGGTGAGCCGGCGCTCGGCGCGGCCGCGGATCGCCATCTCGGTGACGGCGAGATCCTCGCCCGATGGGTTGTCGAGCACGACTCGAGTTGCCGTTCTCCCGCGGATGAGATCGATGCCCTCGCGTCGTCCACGTGCCTGACGATCCCAGGTCTCGATAAACTCGCCCGTATGCGTCTGCTCGCGGCCGTCCGCGTCGGCGAACAAGAGCCGGTAGCGGGCGGCCCGCGTGGATCCTGGGACGCCCGGCTCGAGATGGCCCTCGATCACGAGATCGAGCTCGGGCCCCCGGCCGGCGGTCGGTAGAGTCGCCGGAAGATTCTGCGGAGTGACGTCGACCATGGCGATCCTCGGGGCGGGGTAGATACGGCGATAGACGGGCCCATAGACGGCACTGATCCAGAAGATGGCGAGCAGTACCGCGGCACCCCGGCCGCGAGGGGACAGTCGGTAGGCGTACCGCATCGGAAAGAAGAGGACGATCAGCGCCAGCAGGAGTGCATCGGCGGCGAGTGCCGGCGGCGTCTCGATGACGTCGAGATTTCCGAGCACGTAGAGCAGCAGGAAACCCGCTCCCCCGGTGGCGGGCGGGAGCCAGGTGCGCAGGAGCTCGGCGTCGACCGACGGCTTGCGTCGCGAACGAGAGCTTCCCGAGGCCGGCAGCCTTCGACGAGCGGATCGGTCGGCCTGCCGTGGCATGCACCAACGGTAGCACGGGGTAGCAGGTCAGTGAAAAGGCTCACCAGCCGCGCAGGTCGATCGGCCAGCTCTCGAGGACCTGCTCGCCGTCTACGACATGGAGCTGCTCGTGGTAGGCGACGGTCGGATCGACGTGAGCGGGTCGCACGCGGATCCGATCCCCGACTCGCGGCGACGGGGTCCGCGCGAACGTGATGTGCTCATCCGAGCAGAACCAGATCTGGGCGTCGTCGATAGCCGGGTTGCCATGGTCCATTCCGAGGGCCTTGAGGCCGCAGTCCGCCACCACATAGTCGGCCGAGGTCGAGATCACAGTGGACAGGATCGTGAGCGCCGGCCGAAAGGGAAGCTCGAGCCGGCCGTAGGCCGTGTCCATCAGGGCGTACGAGCCCGCTTGGATCTCGGTCGCGAGCCCGTTCAGCGCGTAGGTTCCCGTCCCTCCGGCGGAGATGGTGTCGCCGCCCACGGCGCGGTGCGCGGCCGCGAGCCGTTCCATCGATTGGTTCGTCTCGCTGGTGCGTCGCACGATGTCTTCGAGGCCGACCGCGTGCCCCTCGTATCCCATCACCCCGCGCACCGTCAGCCCCTGGCGCCGGGCTTCGTCGGCCAGAGCCCCCGCACGATCGGGAGAGCAGCCGCAGCGTGGGAGGCCGACGTTCACGTCGATCAGGACTTCGGTCACCCCACCGCGCGTGGCGGCGAGAATCGTCTCGCTGGAATCGACGGCGACGGTGACGCGGCCGGGCAGGGAGCGGAGCCGGCTCGCGTCGAGCACCTCGTTCGCGAGCAGAAGGTCGTCTCCGAGTCCGGCGTGCGCGAGGCCCTCCATCTCGCGGAGAGTCGCGCAAGTAAACGCAGGGTGGCCGGCGCGTGCCTGCAGCTTCGCGAGCTCCGTGCACTTGTGCGCCTTCACGTGCGGGCGCAGTCGGCGGCCGGGTAGGGTGCGCGACATCGCCTGGATGTTGTGGTCGAGGGCGGCGCTCTCGACGAGGAGCGCGGGAGTGGTGAGGTCGTGGAGGTTCACCCCTCGGCTATGCGCGATGCGGCCCAGGGTGACAAGCGCGGGTTCAGGCGATCAGACCGAGGCGGGTCGATCCCCCGTAATCGAACCCGGGGAAGACGGCGTCGATGTCTCCGTTCCCGAGGTGCCGTTCGATGACCTCGCCGAAAAAGGTTCGGAAGTCTGTGGTCACGTCGAGGTCGCGGCCCTGGTAGAGATCCCCGCTGCCCAAGCCCGGCCAGTCGCCGTACACTTTGCCACCGCGGACGGTGCCGCCGAGGGCGAGCATCGCCGTGCCGTGGCCGTGGTCGGTCCCGCCGGAGCCATTCTCCGCCGCGGTGCGACCGAACTCGCTCATCGTCATGAGGCAGACGTCGTCCATTCGGTTGCCCATGTCGGTGCGAAACGCCGCCATCGCATCGCCGAGTGTACGCAACAGGTTTGCGAGTTGGCCGTTGTTGCTTCCCTCGTTTACGTGCGTGTCCCAGCCGCCGACTTCGAGGAAGGCGACCTCCACGCCGAGGTTGCTCTTCAGGACTTGAGCGACTTCTCGGAGTTGCCGGCCCAGAGCGCCGTTGGGGTAGGCCGCGCCGTTGGCAGGCGTGTACCCGCCGAGGCTCGTGAAGATCGCGTAATTGTCGAGAGTCTCTTCCACGGTCTGGCCGATGAGGTCCGTGCGGCCCCGGTACATGTCATCGATCGCGGCACGGGCGAGATCTCCTTGTCTGCCGGTCCCCAGGTCGAGGTTCAGGAGGCTGGCCGCGGCGTACACGCTCTCCGGCCCGGCGAGGGCACGCGGCACGTTCCCTGTGACGGCGACGGCGCGAAGCGTCGTCGGTTGCGAAGGGGGAATCGTTTGGAGGTGGCGATTGATCCACCCGTCTTCGGTCGTCTTGTCGCCCGGCGTCCCGGTCTCCATGTAGTCCTGCGCGTCGAAGTGGGATCGCGTCTCGTCGGGCGAGCCGCACGCATGGACTACGGCGAGCTCGCCGTCATCGAACATCGGCTCGAGTGCGGACATCGAGGGGTGCAGTCCGAAGAAGCCATCGAGGTCGAGCACACCGCCATTCGAACCGGGGCGGGGAAGCGCGATCGAGTTCCGCAGGGAGTAGTAGCGGGACTCTCCGTGGGGCACGACCATGTTCAGGCCGTCGACCGCGCCGCGTTGGAAGATGCAGACCATTGCTCGTCCGGGAGTCGTCTGCGCGCAAGCGGACCGAAGTAGGAACCGGGGCCCGGCTCCGAGCGTTGCGGCCGCCGCGAGGCCGCCGGTTACGAACTGACGGCGATTCATCGTTCTTTTGCGCAACATGATCAGCCTCCTTCCTACTGCAGTTGGAACTCGGGGCTTCCGAGGACCATCGCGACGAGGAGACTGGGGTCGGCTCCTGCCGCTGCGGCGTCTTCGAGCGCTTTGCGCGTTCCGTCACTCGGAAGCTGACCGAGGAGGTATTGCGCGAGGCCGTCGGTTCCCCAGATTTGGAGAATCGGCTCCCACAGGGCGGCGTCGACGCGGGCGCCCTCGAGGCGATTCGCCGCTGCGAGGAACCCGAACTCGAAACGGGTCACCATGCCGCCTGGGCTGAGAATTTCGGCCCCGACTTCGGGCCAGCCCGTTGGCGGAGAGGCGCGGAGCATGGGCTGTCCGAGATCGCCCACCATCCGCGTCGCAGCCACGCCGAGCGTTACGTCGGCGCCGGTGGCGCGAAGCGCGCTCGCGACGAGTTCGAGCGGCGTCTTCGCCTTGTTGGCCCGATAGGCCGGGTCATAGAACTCATCAGACAGGATGACGCTCGCGACCGTCCACCCGATGTGTCCCCCGGTCGCGAGGAAGACTGCGGCCGTTCGATCGACTAGCTCCTGGGGCGGGTTTTCAGCGACGAGGCGCTGCAGAATCTTTCGTGACAGGAACTCCGCCGTCGACGGGTGGGTCGCCAGCATGTGAAGGACCTGCAGGCCCTCACTCTGGTTGCCGGAAGGGATCGTCGTTCCGAGCACCCTCTTCGGGCCGGGGTCATGGATCCGCGGAAGGAAAGTGAACCCTACGGTTCCGGTTCGCGCTGCTGTGAAGGTCCACCCGGTGAAGGCGCGTGCGATCTCAATGATGTCTTCCTGCGTGTAGCCGCCATCCACGCCGAGCGTGTGCAACTCCATCAATTCGCGCGCGTAGTTCTCGTTGATGCCGCTGTTGCGACCGCGCGTGCCGGGCGCCGCGCTGAGGTAGTTGTCGAGATAGTAGAGCATTGCTGCGCTCTCGGCGGTGGCGCGCAACATGTCTTCGAAGTAGCCGAGTGCGTTGGGCCGGATGGCGTCGCGCACGTACGAGACGACGGCGAGGCGGATGGGGCCGTCTTGTGCGGCGACGTTGAAGTGGTTGAACCAGAAGTCGGTCATCACTTCTTGCAGTTGGGCTTTGCCGTGAACGGCGCGCGTCAGGTTGGCGGACGCGACCTCGACCGGCACGCGTCCCGGCGGCCCGATTCCCATCGGCTCATCGTTGCCGTTCTGATTCGGGTAGTTGGCGAGCAGTTCGGAATTGGTCATCGGGAGGGCGGGGTAGATCGACAGCTTCGCGTCGAGGTCGGGATCGGAGATCCCAGACGGGAGCAGTTGCTGGCCGACCCAGGCGCCGCGACCAATGCGGTGCACCTCCTCGATGAGTTCGGTGCTCGGGCCGAACGCGGCGCGGTTCAGCAGGTGGAGCACCCGCGCATCCTCGGCGGTGCTCGACACCGTTCCGAGAGGGCCCTCGTTCGCGCCGGCGGGTCCTGCAATCGTCAAAAGGGCGGCAACCGCCATCCCCGCAAGTGATATGACCTTCATCACAACCTCCATCGGCCACCATGGCCGTCTCACACAATAGGATGGCACGGAGGCTAAGTCGGTAAAATGGGCAATTATCCCTTTTTAGTGAAAAGTGCGTCGATCGGAGTCAGGGCGCGCTCGGCAAACCGAAAAAGCTCCGCGGGGCGGTGGGGACCCCGCCGGACGCGTCCGCTCGGGACGACCAAATCGAGTGCGAGAACTTTCTTTCGGAAGTTCCTCCGGTCGAGGTCCCGCCCGAGGATCGTCTCATAGGCTTTCTGGAGCTCGGCAAGGGTGAACCCGTCGTCCAGGAGGCCGAACGCGATGTTGGTGTAGGCGAGCTTACCGCGGAGCCGCTCGAGCGCCTTTTCGCCCACGGCGCCGTGATCGTAGGCGAGGGCCGGCAGGTCGTCGGACGGCCGCCAGTGCACACCCGGAGCCTCTTCGACGTGCGGGATCAACGCGAGGTAGGCGACGGACACGACTCGAGAGCTCGGGTCCCGGCCGGGCTCGCCGAACGCATAGAGTTGCTCCAGGAAGGCGCCTTCCGGAGACAGGTGGCGCTCAAGGCAGCGGCGGGCCGCGACGTCGAGCGACTCCTCGGACTGGACCCGCCCGCCGGGAAAGGCAAAGAGGCTGGCGTCGTCCGTCGAGCCCACCTGGACGAGGGCGGCGTGCAGCCGTCCGTCGCGCAACCCGAACGGAACGACGTCGACGGCGACGGCGACGGACGCGCTCCTGCCAGT belongs to Candidatus Binatia bacterium and includes:
- a CDS encoding segregation/condensation protein A translates to MAENLTVKLEEFEGPLDLLLHLIKKHEIDLYNIRVASITDQYLASLAAARDLNLDVAGEFLVMAATLIYLKSRALLPPEEQDELEDEEPLDPEQQLIEQLLEHERFQKAGAALAAGPVLGRDVFRRTVMEAAPGEFVAAPAPLTMGDLLSALERVLERRARAIVHEVIGERLSIRDGIELTLERLQTMRRCTFDELFPEQASRMRIIVTFLGILELIKHGAVMAVQGENYGEINIELVRDVDANRMLEFELDDEEELAQ
- the scpB gene encoding SMC-Scp complex subunit ScpB, whose protein sequence is MSRRKSRLKKKAVETQAPEATSEETDGGTEASAEEQVEASSEASEQTSALSGDAAAEAAGDESSVGDDGAEAALEDGTGDEAEIELPPLVAVLEAALFASAEPVPLTRLTRVLGAWNRDQVVAGLKELGERQEREGSGMRVVETAGGFQLRSLSEYAPWVRKFFTEKPPRLSRAVLETLAVVAYRQPATRGEVEAVRGVNCDAVLGALTARGLVQVIGRRQSPGRPVEYGTTQEFLELFSLKELAELPPLPDASSLANLIDDARLEEEVEAAGSEGDLDASEPAVEPADENLDGTTDGQEAAAAEENEADGAHDGATAEDSEPSGDRLPEISGGADSGGEGSGQREGDSRAGSEG
- a CDS encoding pseudouridine synthase; the encoded protein is MASRRSAEELIREGRVRVNGKVIQELGAKADPVQDRITVDGRATVPERLRYVAYHKPVGVVSSMADPQGRPCIGDVAKRLKSHLFPVGRLDYDSSGLVLLTNDGEVAQRVTHPKYQLPKIYRVKVRGHPDEKALLRLRNGLRLADGLTAPAGVAVEGKLENKARLRVTLREGRQRQIRRMMDAVGHSVDKLSRVSIGPVKLGTLTPGATRELTDREVIALRAAVRVEGGAPSAPERVVPERPVKKRTSVPRGTASATSRTQRRPRR
- a CDS encoding FGGY family carbohydrate kinase; amino-acid sequence: MPSQGPFFAALDYGTGGGKCAIFDAAGQRLAVVREPWSYQHVSYEHDDLVQGSSFDPHAFWAAFGRCTRKAIAEAGIPADGIAGIAATALRLGTVFLDARGHEIYAAPNMDGRGLSGGFEVMEKLDASSAVRITGHWPPFVFSLARLLRFRKLEDAPRVAYVLSLNDWITYRLSGVLACEPSNAGESMLLDISTRGWSQEIIEAFGIDERLLPPVVDPGTQLGRVTHEAAEQTGFRPGTPVFAGGADTQCALLGAGVVQPGQAGAVLGTTTPVMLVDRERRFDESAKLWTGCHVVSDLWTLESNAGDTGIAFEWLLGIVGLEGDDAYERAEKLIADTPDNAVRVMSFAGPQIFDLVNFDPNRTAGFLFENPPFATRPTTGSFLRGFLANVACAARANLEQIEDLTGQPVDSLTLSGGMTRLPSLLREFARTTPRPLLVSEEPHATALGAALLAAVGARTHTSVAEAAAAMVRVRPLEQHADFSDAGDAEYATWRKRYPEVLKFSS
- a CDS encoding flippase-like domain-containing protein, with the translated sequence MHAERSDPSESEQTAPRKSGAGGVITIAVLCAVAGFGLLFFYSDGVKLADAAAGISWARFALPIGATLFSYVLMALSYDGIAAAAGSPVGFVPMLRITFVSNTVNYLVATGGLSGFAVRMYLFRRHGIPMGRAVTISFVQGLLTNLALLVFLVMGFYFLVRHESLGIAALAAAGGLLGVFILIMGLCVVLLLQPKSRRRVLLWCGGTIHRLAVRFLPDHRVPHRMHLWRVLANVDEGFHFMVANWRSMLVPTIYIFLDWVATLAVLWGCFWTVDLLVAPALITVGFSVAILSSMVSLAPGGLGIMESLTTALFATLGTPLAPTVIALILFRLSYYALPFIVSLVFFRSMLHDARQHSH
- a CDS encoding alanine racemase, coding for MNLHDLTTPALLVESAALDHNIQAMSRTLPGRRLRPHVKAHKCTELAKLQARAGHPAFTCATLREMEGLAHAGLGDDLLLANEVLDASRLRSLPGRVTVAVDSSETILAATRGGVTEVLIDVNVGLPRCGCSPDRAGALADEARRQGLTVRGVMGYEGHAVGLEDIVRRTSETNQSMERLAAAHRAVGGDTISAGGTGTYALNGLATEIQAGSYALMDTAYGRLELPFRPALTILSTVISTSADYVVADCGLKALGMDHGNPAIDDAQIWFCSDEHITFARTPSPRVGDRIRVRPAHVDPTVAYHEQLHVVDGEQVLESWPIDLRGW
- a CDS encoding DUF1501 domain-containing protein encodes the protein MLRKRTMNRRQFVTGGLAAAATLGAGPRFLLRSACAQTTPGRAMVCIFQRGAVDGLNMVVPHGESRYYSLRNSIALPRPGSNGGVLDLDGFFGLHPSMSALEPMFDDGELAVVHACGSPDETRSHFDAQDYMETGTPGDKTTEDGWINRHLQTIPPSQPTTLRAVAVTGNVPRALAGPESVYAAASLLNLDLGTGRQGDLARAAIDDMYRGRTDLIGQTVEETLDNYAIFTSLGGYTPANGAAYPNGALGRQLREVAQVLKSNLGVEVAFLEVGGWDTHVNEGSNNGQLANLLRTLGDAMAAFRTDMGNRMDDVCLMTMSEFGRTAAENGSGGTDHGHGTAMLALGGTVRGGKVYGDWPGLGSGDLYQGRDLDVTTDFRTFFGEVIERHLGNGDIDAVFPGFDYGGSTRLGLIA
- a CDS encoding DUF1800 domain-containing protein; the encoded protein is MKVISLAGMAVAALLTIAGPAGANEGPLGTVSSTAEDARVLHLLNRAAFGPSTELIEEVHRIGRGAWVGQQLLPSGISDPDLDAKLSIYPALPMTNSELLANYPNQNGNDEPMGIGPPGRVPVEVASANLTRAVHGKAQLQEVMTDFWFNHFNVAAQDGPIRLAVVSYVRDAIRPNALGYFEDMLRATAESAAMLYYLDNYLSAAPGTRGRNSGINENYARELMELHTLGVDGGYTQEDIIEIARAFTGWTFTAARTGTVGFTFLPRIHDPGPKRVLGTTIPSGNQSEGLQVLHMLATHPSTAEFLSRKILQRLVAENPPQELVDRTAAVFLATGGHIGWTVASVILSDEFYDPAYRANKAKTPLELVASALRATGADVTLGVAATRMVGDLGQPMLRASPPTGWPEVGAEILSPGGMVTRFEFGFLAAANRLEGARVDAALWEPILQIWGTDGLAQYLLGQLPSDGTRKALEDAAAAGADPSLLVAMVLGSPEFQLQ